A window from Bordetella petrii encodes these proteins:
- a CDS encoding YgdI/YgdR family lipoprotein has product MKLKTMTLALIMTGVGVLAGCSSPSMVEKRDGSQVVTPDEPQYNEDTGFYEYEKDGHKVQVNKDDVKTIEEVK; this is encoded by the coding sequence ATGAAACTGAAGACCATGACGCTCGCCCTGATCATGACCGGAGTCGGCGTACTGGCGGGCTGCTCGTCGCCTTCTATGGTGGAAAAGCGCGACGGCAGCCAGGTCGTCACCCCCGATGAGCCTCAATACAACGAGGACACGGGCTTCTACGAATACGAGAAAGACGGCCACAAAGTCCAGGTCAACAAGGACGATGTGAAGACCATCGAAGAAGTGAAGTAG
- the pepN gene encoding aminopeptidase N, with protein sequence MRTETPVTVYRKDYQPYPYAIPEVALAFDLDPESTQVHSTLRIERKPDAPADAPLVLDGTELELVSLQVDGQPWPAGRYTLDDSALTLSGLPAGATIDIVSRCRPSANSTLMGLYVSGGNFFTQCEAEGFRRITWFADRPDVMSRYRVTLRATPDYPVLLSNGNLLATRALPDGRQEAQWEDPFPKPCYLFALVAGRLTHRETTVQTASGRPVLLQVYSDPGSEDRTEWALQSLARALRWDEARFGLELDLDRFMVVAVRDFNMGAMENKGLNIFNAAYVLADPHTATDANYEGIEAVIGHEYFHNWTGNRVTCRDWFQLSLKEGLTVFRDQEFTADMMARDLDAAAAASARAVKRIDDVVTLRAAQYPEDAGPMAHPIRPESYQEIGNFYTATVYEKGAEVIRMQHTLLGAQGFRAGMDEYFRRHDGQAVTCDDFVAAMESVYARQHPGRDLSVFRRWYRQAGTPRVAVTLDYDAASRQCIVTLSQRCPPVGVEKRAGDGYVKAPLHIPFALGLLDPQGRALPLHLAGGAPQDTALLELTQETQQWVFHDIPAQPVPSLLRGFSAPVIVEYNWSDAELALLSAHDSDPFARWEAGQELATRQILALAARHQAGAPMQADAAFIQAWRALLTDPALDAGYRARALALPSEKTLAERMEAIDPPALAAARDFLRAELGRELAAEWRAALEANQTPGPYSPAPGPAGRRALKNQALGHLMAAGLDGAQALAQSQFDQAGNMTDSLAALSALVNHGQSQAAAQALAAFYTRWQDDPLVIDKWFTLQATARGTDVEAVRALMAHPAFTLRNPNRARALVFQFCLNNARGLHRADGAGYAYWAEQVLALDALNPEIAARLARALDNWGRFVPALRAPMQAALQRVRGHAGLSRNVLEIVSKALEFAS encoded by the coding sequence ATGCGCACCGAAACGCCTGTAACCGTATATCGCAAGGATTATCAGCCCTATCCTTATGCCATTCCGGAAGTCGCGCTGGCGTTCGACCTGGACCCGGAATCCACGCAGGTACACAGCACGCTGCGCATCGAACGCAAGCCCGACGCGCCCGCCGACGCGCCGCTGGTGCTGGACGGCACCGAACTGGAGCTGGTGTCCCTGCAGGTGGACGGCCAGCCCTGGCCGGCCGGCCGCTATACGCTGGACGATAGCGCCCTGACGCTGTCCGGGCTGCCAGCCGGCGCCACGATCGACATCGTCAGCCGCTGCCGGCCCAGCGCCAATTCCACCCTGATGGGCCTGTATGTATCGGGCGGCAATTTCTTCACCCAATGCGAGGCCGAGGGCTTCCGGCGCATTACCTGGTTTGCCGACCGGCCCGACGTCATGTCGCGCTACCGTGTCACGCTGCGCGCCACGCCCGACTACCCGGTGCTGCTGTCCAATGGCAACCTGCTGGCCACGCGCGCCCTGCCCGATGGCCGCCAGGAAGCGCAATGGGAAGATCCGTTCCCCAAGCCCTGCTACCTGTTCGCGCTGGTGGCCGGGCGCCTGACCCACCGCGAAACCACGGTGCAGACCGCCAGCGGCCGCCCCGTGCTGCTGCAGGTGTACAGCGACCCCGGTTCGGAAGACCGCACCGAATGGGCGCTGCAATCGCTGGCGCGGGCGCTGCGCTGGGACGAGGCCCGCTTCGGCCTGGAACTCGACCTGGACCGCTTCATGGTGGTGGCGGTGCGCGACTTCAACATGGGGGCCATGGAAAACAAGGGCCTCAACATCTTCAATGCCGCCTATGTGCTGGCCGACCCGCACACCGCCACCGACGCCAACTACGAAGGCATCGAGGCCGTGATCGGGCATGAATACTTCCACAACTGGACCGGCAATCGCGTCACCTGCCGCGACTGGTTCCAGCTCAGCCTGAAAGAAGGCCTGACCGTCTTCCGCGACCAGGAATTCACCGCCGACATGATGGCCCGCGACCTCGACGCCGCGGCGGCCGCCAGCGCCCGCGCCGTCAAGCGCATCGACGATGTGGTCACCCTGCGGGCGGCGCAGTATCCGGAAGACGCCGGTCCCATGGCCCACCCGATACGCCCCGAAAGCTACCAGGAAATCGGCAATTTCTATACCGCCACGGTGTACGAGAAAGGCGCCGAGGTGATCCGCATGCAGCATACCCTGTTGGGCGCGCAAGGCTTCCGCGCCGGCATGGACGAGTATTTCCGGCGCCACGACGGCCAGGCCGTGACCTGCGACGATTTCGTGGCCGCCATGGAATCGGTGTACGCGCGCCAGCATCCCGGCCGCGACCTCTCGGTGTTCCGCCGCTGGTACCGCCAGGCCGGCACGCCGCGCGTGGCCGTGACGCTGGACTACGACGCAGCGTCCAGGCAGTGCATCGTCACGCTGTCTCAGCGCTGCCCGCCGGTGGGCGTGGAAAAACGCGCCGGCGACGGCTACGTGAAGGCGCCGCTGCATATTCCTTTTGCCCTCGGCCTGCTCGACCCGCAAGGCCGCGCGCTGCCGCTGCACCTGGCCGGCGGCGCGCCGCAAGATACCGCGCTGCTTGAGCTCACCCAGGAAACCCAGCAATGGGTGTTCCACGACATCCCGGCCCAGCCGGTGCCGTCGCTGCTGCGCGGCTTTTCCGCGCCGGTGATCGTCGAATACAACTGGAGCGACGCCGAGCTGGCCCTGCTGTCGGCCCACGACAGCGACCCTTTCGCGCGCTGGGAAGCCGGCCAGGAACTGGCCACGCGCCAGATCCTGGCGCTGGCGGCGCGCCACCAGGCCGGCGCGCCCATGCAGGCCGACGCCGCCTTCATCCAGGCGTGGCGCGCCCTGCTTACCGATCCGGCGCTCGACGCGGGCTACCGCGCCCGCGCCCTGGCGCTGCCGTCGGAAAAAACCCTGGCCGAACGCATGGAAGCCATCGATCCGCCGGCCCTGGCGGCCGCGCGCGACTTCCTGCGCGCCGAACTGGGCCGCGAACTGGCGGCCGAATGGCGGGCCGCGCTCGAGGCCAACCAGACGCCCGGCCCGTACAGCCCGGCGCCCGGCCCGGCCGGCCGGCGCGCGCTGAAGAACCAGGCGCTGGGGCATCTGATGGCCGCCGGCCTGGACGGCGCGCAGGCACTGGCCCAGTCGCAATTCGACCAGGCCGGCAACATGACCGACAGCCTGGCCGCACTGTCCGCCCTGGTGAACCACGGACAGTCCCAGGCCGCCGCCCAGGCGCTGGCCGCTTTTTACACGCGCTGGCAGGACGATCCGCTGGTCATCGACAAATGGTTCACGCTGCAGGCCACCGCGCGCGGCACCGATGTCGAGGCAGTGCGGGCGCTGATGGCGCACCCGGCTTTCACGCTGCGCAATCCCAACCGCGCCCGCGCGCTGGTGTTCCAGTTCTGCCTGAACAACGCGCGCGGCCTGCATCGCGCCGATGGCGCCGGCTACGCCTACTGGGCCGAACAAGTGCTGGCGCTCGACGCCCTGAACCCCGAAATCGCCGCCCGCCTGGCCCGGGCGCTCGACAACTGGGGCCGCTTCGTGCCGGCCCTGCGCGCGCCCATGCAGGCCGCGCTGCAGCGCGTGCGCGGCCACGCCGGACTATCGCGCAACGTGCTGGAAATCGTATCCAAGGCGCTGGAATTCGCCTCCTGA
- a CDS encoding DUF4136 domain-containing protein: MSQSRMWPGFWRWAGLAVALSAGLLTGCATPTVEARVTSFQQWPADVVGQTYRFVDADPGQADNLEYQAYQDTMRAGIGPTGLVEAPAGKPARFKVSFKYGAEQTQVMVRRAYDPYFYGGYGGFYGPRWWGGGMGYWGPDWVDVPTVAYRNRLSVEIHDTARNGAEVYRATAYIVTGREDLVRTMPYLVRAIFDNFPGNNGSEREVEYPLDR; this comes from the coding sequence ATGTCCCAATCCAGAATGTGGCCCGGCTTTTGGCGATGGGCCGGCCTGGCAGTCGCGTTGTCGGCCGGGTTGCTGACGGGCTGCGCCACGCCCACCGTAGAGGCCCGCGTCACGTCGTTCCAGCAATGGCCCGCCGACGTGGTCGGCCAGACCTACCGCTTCGTCGACGCCGACCCCGGCCAGGCCGACAACCTGGAATACCAGGCCTACCAGGACACCATGCGCGCCGGAATCGGGCCCACCGGGCTGGTCGAGGCCCCGGCGGGCAAGCCGGCGCGTTTCAAGGTTTCATTCAAGTACGGGGCCGAACAGACCCAGGTCATGGTGCGCCGCGCCTATGATCCGTATTTTTATGGCGGCTACGGCGGTTTTTACGGGCCGCGCTGGTGGGGCGGCGGCATGGGTTATTGGGGCCCCGACTGGGTCGACGTGCCCACCGTGGCGTACCGCAACCGCCTCAGTGTGGAAATCCACGATACGGCGCGCAATGGCGCCGAGGTATATCGGGCCACCGCCTATATTGTTACGGGCCGCGAAGACCTGGTACGGACCATGCCGTATCTGGTGCGCGCGATATTCGATAATTTCCCGGGCAATAATGGCTCGGAACGCGAAGTCGAATATCCGCTTGACCGCTGA
- a CDS encoding H-NS family nucleoid-associated regulatory protein — MPRETYSALQAKIEKEINKLQKKAEALQTKRRKPVIASIVASMREYNITPEEIAAAFGGASKTPRASAGRKAAPAAKRQVAPKYRHPKTGETWSGRGKAPRWLTAEEAEGNSRETFLIAE; from the coding sequence ATGCCCCGTGAAACCTACTCCGCCCTTCAGGCAAAAATAGAAAAAGAAATCAACAAATTGCAAAAGAAGGCGGAAGCTCTGCAAACCAAGCGCCGCAAACCGGTTATTGCATCCATTGTGGCGTCGATGCGCGAATACAATATTACCCCCGAAGAAATCGCCGCGGCCTTCGGCGGCGCGTCGAAAACGCCGCGCGCCTCGGCCGGCCGCAAGGCCGCCCCCGCCGCCAAGCGCCAGGTGGCGCCCAAGTACCGCCACCCCAAGACCGGCGAAACCTGGAGCGGCCGCGGCAAGGCGCCGCGCTGGCTTACCGCCGAAGAGGCGGAAGGCAACAGCCGCGAAACCTTCCTGATCGCCGAGTAA
- the thrC gene encoding threonine synthase produces MKYISTRGGMAPQAFSDILLEGLAPDGGLAVPETLPQISADTLESWRGLPYADLAFEVLSRFATDIPADDLRRLTRAAYRQGVFSSEDIVPLRALDGGLQLLGLSEGPTLAFKDMAMQFLGQVFEYVLAKRGATLNILGATSGDTGSAAEYALRGKQGVAVFMLSPHGRMSAFQRAQMYSLQDDNIHNIAVRGVFDEAQDIVKALAGDLDFKTRYRIGAVNSINWARIAAQVVYYFHGWLRATSAPGQQVSFAVPSGNFGNILSGHIARAMGLPVRRLVLATNENNVLEEFFRTGIYRPRGAEHTYATSSPSMDISRASNFERFVFDLAGRDPQRVKALWADLARDGSFDLSALKPAFESQYGFVAGTSTHADRLAVIRSTYDATGVLVDPHTADGVKVAREFVEPGVPMLVLETALPAKFSDTIEEALGRPVTPPPALAGLESLPQRVEIMDCQAQLVRRYIEANAKV; encoded by the coding sequence ATGAAATACATTTCCACCCGCGGCGGCATGGCCCCGCAAGCGTTCAGCGACATCCTGCTGGAAGGCCTGGCCCCCGATGGCGGCCTGGCCGTGCCCGAGACCCTGCCGCAGATATCGGCCGACACGCTCGAGAGCTGGCGCGGCCTGCCGTACGCCGACCTGGCTTTCGAGGTGCTGTCGCGCTTCGCCACCGACATCCCGGCCGACGACCTGCGCCGCCTGACGCGCGCGGCCTACCGGCAGGGCGTGTTCAGCAGCGAAGACATCGTGCCGCTGCGGGCGCTGGACGGCGGCCTGCAACTGCTCGGCCTGTCCGAAGGCCCGACGCTGGCCTTCAAGGACATGGCGATGCAGTTCCTGGGCCAGGTCTTCGAATATGTGCTGGCCAAGCGCGGCGCCACGCTGAATATCCTGGGCGCCACCTCGGGCGACACCGGCTCGGCGGCCGAGTACGCGCTGCGCGGCAAACAGGGGGTGGCGGTGTTCATGCTGTCGCCGCACGGCCGCATGAGCGCATTCCAGCGCGCGCAGATGTATTCGCTGCAAGACGACAACATCCACAATATCGCCGTGCGCGGTGTGTTCGACGAGGCCCAGGACATCGTCAAGGCGCTGGCCGGCGATCTCGATTTCAAGACCCGCTACCGCATCGGCGCGGTGAACTCCATCAACTGGGCGCGCATCGCCGCGCAGGTGGTGTATTACTTCCACGGCTGGCTGCGCGCCACCTCGGCGCCCGGCCAGCAGGTGTCGTTCGCGGTGCCCTCGGGCAATTTCGGCAATATCCTGTCGGGCCATATCGCGCGCGCCATGGGCCTGCCGGTGCGGCGCCTGGTGCTGGCCACCAACGAGAACAATGTGCTGGAAGAATTCTTCCGCACCGGCATATACCGCCCGCGCGGCGCCGAGCACACCTATGCCACGTCCAGTCCGTCCATGGATATCTCGCGGGCCTCGAACTTCGAGCGCTTCGTCTTCGATCTTGCCGGCCGCGATCCGCAGCGCGTCAAGGCGCTGTGGGCCGACCTGGCGCGCGACGGCAGCTTCGACCTGTCCGCCCTGAAGCCGGCCTTCGAGTCGCAATACGGTTTCGTGGCCGGCACCAGCACACACGCCGACCGCCTGGCCGTGATCCGTTCCACCTACGACGCCACCGGCGTGCTGGTCGATCCGCACACGGCCGACGGGGTGAAGGTCGCGCGCGAATTCGTCGAGCCCGGCGTGCCGATGCTGGTGCTGGAAACGGCGCTGCCGGCCAAGTTTTCCGACACCATCGAAGAAGCGCTGGGACGGCCGGTTACGCCGCCCCCCGCGCTGGCCGGCCTGGAATCGCTGCCGCAGCGCGTCGAAATCATGGATTGCCAGGCACAGTTGGTACGACGCTACATCGAGGCCAATGCCAAAGTGTAA
- the aroG gene encoding 3-deoxy-7-phosphoheptulonate synthase AroG, with product MSHNTDDLRIREIKELNPPSHVMREFPCTQQASETVFAARQGMHRILHGMDDRLIVVIGPCSIHDTRAALEYAGRLKPVRDRLQGELEVVMRVYFEKPRTTVGWKGLINDPGLDGSFDINRGIRVARELLLDINSQGLPAGCEFLDMITPQYIADLVSWGAIGARTTESQVHRELASGLSCPVGFKNGTDGNVKIAVDAIKAASQPHHFLSVTKGGHSAIVSTAGNEDCHVILRGGKAPNYDAASVSVACQDMAKSGLAQRLMIDASHANSSKKPENQPLVIDDVARQIEGGDTRIVGVMVESHLLGGRQDMVPGEPLVYGQSITDGCIDWDASVQVLERLARAVKERRRAAATAGK from the coding sequence GTGTCGCACAATACCGACGATCTTCGCATCCGCGAAATCAAAGAGCTGAACCCGCCGTCGCATGTCATGCGCGAATTCCCCTGCACGCAGCAGGCGTCCGAAACCGTCTTCGCCGCGCGCCAGGGCATGCACCGCATCCTGCACGGCATGGATGACCGCCTGATCGTGGTCATCGGTCCGTGCTCCATCCACGACACCCGCGCCGCGCTGGAGTATGCCGGCCGCCTCAAGCCGGTGCGCGACCGCCTGCAGGGCGAGCTGGAAGTGGTGATGCGGGTGTACTTCGAGAAGCCGCGCACCACGGTGGGCTGGAAAGGGCTGATCAACGATCCGGGCCTGGACGGCAGCTTCGACATCAATCGCGGCATCCGCGTGGCGCGCGAGCTGCTGCTGGACATCAACAGCCAGGGCCTGCCCGCCGGCTGCGAGTTCCTGGACATGATCACCCCGCAATACATTGCCGACCTGGTGTCCTGGGGCGCCATCGGGGCGCGCACGACCGAAAGCCAGGTTCACCGCGAGCTGGCTTCCGGGCTGTCGTGTCCGGTGGGCTTCAAGAACGGCACCGACGGCAACGTCAAGATCGCCGTCGACGCCATCAAGGCGGCTTCGCAGCCGCACCATTTCCTGTCGGTAACCAAAGGCGGGCATTCCGCCATCGTGTCCACGGCCGGCAATGAAGACTGCCACGTGATCCTGCGCGGCGGCAAGGCGCCCAATTACGACGCGGCCAGCGTGTCGGTGGCGTGCCAGGACATGGCCAAGTCGGGCCTGGCGCAGCGCCTGATGATCGACGCCAGCCACGCCAACAGCAGTAAAAAGCCCGAGAACCAGCCCCTGGTGATCGACGACGTGGCGCGCCAGATCGAAGGCGGCGACACGCGCATCGTGGGCGTCATGGTCGAAAGCCATTTGCTGGGCGGGCGCCAGGACATGGTGCCGGGCGAGCCGCTGGTGTACGGGCAGAGCATCACCGACGGGTGCATCGACTGGGACGCCTCGGTGCAGGTGCTCGAGCGCCTGGCGCGGGCCGTGAAAGAACGCCGCCGCGCGGCCGCGACGGCGGGCAAGTAG
- a CDS encoding carbon-nitrogen hydrolase family protein, whose product MGVSGSNSTAVAAIQMVSTPDVQDNLRQAGELIGQAAAAGARLISLPEYFCFMGRGDLQKLEIKEQPGQGPIQDFLSAQAQQHGVWLAGGTLPLACPDPGRVFNTTFVYGPDGQPVARYDKIHLFNFQRGAEAYDESIAIRPGDTVRAFDAPWGKVGLSVCYDLRFPELYRALGQVDLILVPAAFTYTTGKAHWELLLRARAIENQCYVLAAAQGGHHPNGRRTWGHSMLIDPWGEVVDVLPEGPGVVSGTIEAERLAQVRASLPALRHRVL is encoded by the coding sequence ATGGGTGTTTCCGGGTCGAATTCAACGGCAGTGGCCGCCATCCAGATGGTCTCCACGCCCGACGTGCAGGATAATCTGCGCCAGGCCGGCGAATTAATCGGGCAGGCGGCCGCGGCGGGCGCCCGGCTGATTTCGCTGCCTGAATATTTTTGTTTTATGGGGCGGGGCGATCTTCAGAAACTGGAAATAAAAGAGCAGCCCGGCCAGGGGCCGATCCAGGATTTCCTGTCGGCCCAGGCGCAACAGCATGGCGTCTGGCTGGCGGGCGGCACGCTGCCGCTGGCCTGCCCGGATCCGGGCAGGGTATTCAATACGACGTTCGTCTACGGCCCCGACGGCCAGCCGGTGGCGCGCTACGACAAAATCCATTTATTCAATTTCCAGCGCGGCGCCGAGGCCTATGACGAATCCATCGCCATCCGCCCGGGCGATACCGTGCGCGCCTTCGACGCGCCGTGGGGCAAGGTGGGGCTGTCGGTCTGCTATGACTTGCGATTTCCCGAGCTTTACCGGGCCCTGGGGCAGGTGGACTTGATTCTGGTGCCGGCCGCCTTCACCTATACCACTGGCAAGGCGCACTGGGAGCTGCTGCTGCGGGCGCGCGCCATCGAGAACCAATGTTACGTGCTGGCCGCCGCGCAGGGCGGGCACCACCCGAACGGCCGGCGCACCTGGGGCCATTCCATGCTGATCGACCCCTGGGGCGAGGTCGTCGACGTGCTGCCCGAAGGGCCGGGCGTGGTCAGCGGTACCATAGAGGCTGAGCGCCTGGCGCAAGTGCGCGCATCGCTGCCGGCATTGCGCCACCGAGTCCTGTAA
- a CDS encoding class 1 fructose-bisphosphatase — MKRKTLTQYLVEQQRSANALAPEVRLLIEVVARACKAISHAVSKGALGGVLGSLESENVQGEVQKKLDVLSNEILLEANEWGGHLAAMASEEMETIHLIPNRYPKGEYLLLFDPLDGSSNIDVNVSIGTIFSVLRAPHRVAGADEVCEQDFLQPGSQQVAAGYAVYGPQTMLVLTIGTGVVGFTLDREMGSWVLTHEQMRVPEDTKEFAINMSNMRHWAPPVKRYIDECLAGKTGPLGKDYNMRWIASMVADVHRIITRGGIFMYPWDAREPGKAGKLRLMYEANPMSMIIEQAGGAAIDGKQRILDIQPDKLHQRVSVILGSKNEVERVGRYHAEAGQVPGAAGA, encoded by the coding sequence TTGAAACGCAAAACCCTTACCCAATACCTGGTCGAGCAGCAGCGCTCGGCCAACGCCCTGGCCCCCGAGGTGCGGCTGCTGATCGAAGTCGTGGCGCGCGCCTGCAAGGCCATCAGCCATGCCGTCAGCAAAGGCGCGCTGGGCGGCGTGCTGGGCAGCCTCGAATCCGAAAACGTGCAGGGCGAGGTGCAGAAAAAGCTCGACGTGCTGTCCAATGAGATCCTGCTCGAGGCCAACGAATGGGGCGGCCACCTGGCGGCGATGGCGTCCGAAGAAATGGAAACCATCCACCTGATCCCCAACCGCTACCCCAAGGGCGAATACCTGCTGCTGTTCGATCCGCTGGACGGCTCATCGAACATCGACGTCAACGTGTCGATCGGCACGATTTTCTCGGTGCTGCGCGCCCCGCACCGCGTGGCGGGCGCCGACGAAGTCTGCGAACAGGATTTCCTGCAGCCGGGCAGCCAGCAGGTGGCCGCGGGCTATGCGGTGTACGGCCCGCAGACCATGCTGGTGCTGACCATCGGCACCGGCGTGGTGGGCTTCACGCTCGACCGCGAAATGGGCTCGTGGGTGCTCACGCACGAGCAGATGCGGGTGCCCGAGGACACCAAGGAATTCGCCATCAACATGTCGAACATGCGCCACTGGGCGCCGCCGGTCAAGCGCTACATCGATGAATGCCTGGCCGGCAAGACCGGCCCGCTGGGCAAAGACTACAACATGCGCTGGATCGCCTCGATGGTGGCCGACGTGCATCGCATCATCACGCGCGGCGGCATTTTCATGTACCCGTGGGATGCGCGTGAACCCGGCAAGGCGGGCAAGCTGCGCCTGATGTACGAAGCCAACCCGATGAGCATGATCATCGAGCAGGCCGGCGGCGCGGCCATCGACGGCAAGCAGCGCATCCTGGACATCCAGCCCGACAAGCTGCACCAGCGCGTCAGCGTGATCCTGGGCTCGAAGAACGAAGTCGAACGGGTCGGACGCTATCACGCCGAGGCCGGCCAGGTGCCAGGCGCCGCTGGAGCCTGA
- the tldD gene encoding metalloprotease TldD — MNLIDPDIQSLATAKSLLLDPWGLTEADMARALGEIFTHKVDYADLYFQYTRSEGWSLEEGIVKTGSFSIGQGVGVRAISGEKTAFAYSDSLSPEALLSSARTVRGIARRGAGRVKVAAQVPPEAGRSLYADLDPLATLSAPQKVALLEQVERMARARDPHVIQVMAGLGAEYDVVLVAGSDGRLAADVRPLVRLSLTVIAERNGRREMGHAGGGGRLGLAYFSEDILQGYVERAVHEAMVNLDARPAPAGEMTVVLGSGWPGILLHEAVGHGLEGDFNRKGSSVFSGRIGQRVASRGVTVIDDGTLPDRRGSLNIDDEGNATQRNVLIEDGILRGYMQDTLNARLMKTAATGNGRRESFAHLPMPRMTNTYMLAGQTPPEEIIASVKHGIYAANFGGGQVDITNGKFVFSASEAYMIENGKVTYPVKGATLIGNGPDAMNRVSLIGNDLQLDSGVGTCGKDGQSVPVGVGMPTVRMDGLTVGGTA, encoded by the coding sequence ATGAACCTGATCGATCCCGATATCCAATCCCTGGCCACGGCCAAGTCGCTGCTGCTCGACCCGTGGGGCCTGACCGAAGCCGACATGGCCCGCGCGCTGGGCGAAATCTTCACCCACAAGGTCGATTATGCCGACCTGTATTTCCAGTACACGCGCAGCGAAGGCTGGAGCCTGGAAGAGGGCATCGTCAAGACCGGCAGTTTTTCGATCGGGCAGGGCGTGGGGGTGCGCGCCATCAGCGGCGAAAAAACCGCGTTCGCCTATTCCGATTCGCTGTCGCCCGAGGCGCTGCTCTCGTCGGCGCGTACCGTGCGCGGCATTGCCCGCCGCGGCGCCGGCAGGGTCAAGGTGGCGGCCCAGGTGCCGCCCGAGGCCGGGCGCAGCCTGTATGCCGATCTCGACCCGCTGGCCACGCTGAGCGCGCCGCAGAAAGTGGCCCTGCTTGAACAGGTGGAACGCATGGCGCGCGCGCGCGATCCGCATGTCATCCAGGTCATGGCCGGTCTTGGGGCCGAATACGATGTCGTGCTGGTGGCCGGCAGCGACGGCCGCCTGGCGGCTGACGTGCGTCCGCTGGTGCGGCTGTCCCTGACGGTGATCGCCGAACGCAACGGGCGCCGCGAAATGGGCCATGCCGGCGGCGGCGGACGCTTGGGGCTGGCCTATTTCTCTGAAGACATCCTGCAGGGCTATGTCGAGCGCGCCGTGCACGAAGCCATGGTGAACCTGGACGCACGCCCGGCCCCGGCGGGCGAGATGACGGTCGTGCTGGGTTCGGGGTGGCCGGGCATCCTGCTGCACGAGGCCGTGGGCCATGGCCTGGAAGGCGACTTCAACCGCAAGGGTTCCAGCGTGTTCTCCGGGCGCATCGGCCAGCGCGTCGCGTCCAGGGGCGTTACGGTGATCGATGACGGCACGCTGCCCGACCGCCGCGGTTCGCTGAACATCGACGACGAAGGCAATGCCACGCAGCGCAACGTGCTGATCGAAGACGGCATCCTGCGCGGCTATATGCAAGACACGCTGAACGCGCGCCTGATGAAAACAGCCGCCACCGGCAACGGACGGCGCGAATCGTTCGCGCACCTGCCCATGCCGCGCATGACCAACACCTACATGCTGGCCGGCCAGACGCCGCCCGAGGAAATCATCGCCTCGGTCAAGCACGGCATCTACGCGGCCAATTTCGGCGGCGGCCAGGTCGATATCACCAACGGCAAGTTCGTGTTCTCGGCCTCCGAGGCTTACATGATCGAGAACGGCAAGGTCACTTATCCGGTCAAGGGCGCCACCCTGATCGGCAACGGCCCCGACGCCATGAACCGCGTCAGCCTGATCGGCAACGACCTGCAGCTGGATTCGGGCGTGGGCACTTGCGGCAAAGACGGCCAGAGCGTGCCCGTGGGCGTGGGCATGCCCACGGTGCGCATGGATGGGCTGACGGTGGGCGGCACGGCTTGA